Within Candidatus Eisenbacteria bacterium, the genomic segment TCCCCTGATGGAGGTCGAGATCGACGACGAGTACCTTTCGGGCGAGCCCGTCTCTCTGGGCGGCGCGGGCGGCGATCGCCACGTCGTTCACGTAACAGAAACCCTCGGCGTGGTCGGGGAAGGCATGGTGCAGCCCGCCGCCGAGATGGACTCCGACGCCTCTTTCCGCCGCGAGGCGGGCCGCGAGGATGCTCCCGCCCGCCGCGAGGCGAAACGCCTCGATCACGGGGCGCGTGACCGGAAGCTCGGACCGGTACGTCCGCTCGGTGAGGCGCGCGTGATCGAGATCGTCGACATAGGCGCTCGTGTGCACGAGAAGGAGATCCTCCCGCGACGGAGGCTCGGGCTCCGCGAAATCCTCGGGCGCGCACGCCTTCCCCGCGAGGAGTGCGAGCCGCACGAGGCGGTACTTCGCGGTCGGGAAGACGTGCGGGCCGATGTCGACCTCGTACCGATCGGTCGCGACGAAGATCGGTTTCATAATGGATTGTTCGGGGGCGAAAGGACCTGGAACGTCTCGTCGTTCGTGGGGAGCGAAACACCGTCGGCGAACGTGTAGGTGACGCGCCACCGGTAGATCCGATTCGCCGAGAAGCCGAGCCCGCCGGGGCAAGGGAGCATCGTGTCGCGCGTCGCTTGCGACCAGAGAAGCATTCCGTCCTGATCCATGACCTCGAGGAAGAACCGCTCTGCCCCGTTCGGGCGGTTCCAGACGAACGCGTCCGCCGCGCCGACAGGTCCGATCGGAGAGAGCAGGTACTTGCGCCCGACCACCGGTCCCGGGGCCCGCACTCGTGCGAGGAGAACGACCGCGAGGACGAGAAGGACCGCCGCTCCGGCGAGGAGGAGGGCGGCCGCTCTTCCCCGGCGGGAGGCGATCCGGGTGCGCGTGCCATTCATGAC encodes:
- a CDS encoding histone deacetylase, yielding MKPIFVATDRYEVDIGPHVFPTAKYRLVRLALLAGKACAPEDFAEPEPPSREDLLLVHTSAYVDDLDHARLTERTYRSELPVTRPVIEAFRLAAGGSILAARLAAERGVGVHLGGGLHHAFPDHAEGFCYVNDVAIAARAAQRDGLARKVLVVDLDLHQG